A region of Mesorhizobium sp. AR02 DNA encodes the following proteins:
- a CDS encoding thioredoxin family protein codes for MQRRHFLMLSAAAGIVAAAWPAFGHNGDETIPGFDEALKAGGPVMVHVTAPWCETCQAQKPIVASLLALPDFKNMKKFDVDFDTQKEILARYRVQMQSTMIVYKGGKEIDRQTGQTDPAVIEALLREAL; via the coding sequence ATGCAACGTCGTCACTTTCTGATGCTCTCGGCTGCTGCCGGTATTGTTGCCGCTGCGTGGCCAGCGTTCGGCCACAACGGCGACGAAACCATTCCCGGCTTCGACGAAGCGCTCAAGGCCGGCGGACCGGTCATGGTCCACGTCACTGCGCCGTGGTGCGAAACCTGTCAGGCGCAAAAGCCCATTGTAGCATCGCTACTGGCATTGCCGGACTTCAAGAACATGAAGAAGTTCGACGTCGACTTCGATACGCAAAAGGAGATTTTGGCTCGCTACCGTGTCCAGATGCAAAGCACGATGATTGTCTACAAGGGTGGCAAGGAGATCGACCGGCAAACCGGCCAAACCGATCCTGCCGTGATCGAAGCCTTGCTGCGCGAGGCGCTATGA
- a CDS encoding GumC family protein, giving the protein MQYAPEPVPTASYVSSTVELGDLKRILVRRRFLILATAALLTLATLAYGLLTPALYSSVAEIIIDPQDLQVVTNDVNPSRVPPDGGITMVESQVSVVQSTGVLLKAIQATNLTEDPEFNGQGGLVSRLLGGVLGSGAAETDSTGKTLDALRRRLAVKRADKVLVLDVIVTAKSADKAAKLAQAVAEAYLADQASARAKMATDASDSITARLDEQRKRVQQAENAVEAYKSANNMVMAAGNLVSDQELTEINTQLSAAQSRTATLKAQVDQLRRSGGAPDATSEAMRSSVISSLRAQEATLVDQVSQLGTELGPRHPSMIAAQQQLRDTRALIARELGRIGAAAETDYERALANQQALEAKVAGMKSKSLDTDQASVKLRELQRDLEAVRSVYATYLQRAQETREQINVDSTNARIISNAMPALKKSWPPLPLLLFGALFGGLGLGTALALIAEYSSPTVLSSAQMQSAIDAPVFGVLPAKSARRRWWPFGAATVAGQKTDAVAGLALRRLFASSRRPPNWPLVPSILLTSPPEDAAHRGRVARLLANAAAARGSRVLFIDTNAGSGKKEPLPGLLDVLRGEYAFEALSQYTAGSNVAVLGRGRQTAVFSEAQGVYFTQHMLAQAGRNFDLVVVDGGALADNLNASPLVAMVDEIVMVATLNSTPMRDVTAASQAISVMGRLPTGALLVDEAA; this is encoded by the coding sequence ATGCAATATGCCCCGGAGCCAGTGCCGACGGCGTCCTATGTATCCTCGACCGTCGAGCTGGGTGACCTGAAGCGCATATTGGTGCGCCGCCGTTTCCTTATCCTCGCCACCGCCGCGCTGCTGACCCTTGCGACGCTGGCCTATGGATTGCTCACGCCGGCGCTTTACAGCTCGGTGGCGGAAATCATCATCGATCCGCAAGACCTGCAGGTGGTCACCAACGACGTCAATCCGAGCCGCGTTCCGCCCGATGGCGGCATCACCATGGTGGAAAGCCAGGTCAGTGTCGTCCAGTCGACCGGCGTGCTGCTCAAGGCCATCCAGGCAACCAACCTGACCGAGGATCCGGAATTCAACGGGCAGGGCGGGTTGGTGAGCCGTTTGCTCGGCGGCGTGCTGGGCTCGGGGGCGGCCGAAACCGACAGTACGGGCAAGACGCTCGATGCGCTGCGCCGGCGGCTGGCGGTGAAGCGGGCCGACAAGGTGCTGGTCCTCGACGTGATCGTCACCGCCAAGAGCGCCGACAAGGCGGCGAAGCTGGCCCAGGCCGTCGCAGAGGCCTACCTGGCCGACCAGGCGAGCGCGCGCGCGAAGATGGCCACGGACGCTTCCGATTCCATCACCGCCCGGCTGGACGAGCAGCGCAAGCGCGTGCAGCAGGCCGAGAACGCCGTCGAGGCCTACAAGTCCGCCAACAACATGGTGATGGCGGCGGGCAATCTGGTCAGCGACCAGGAACTGACCGAGATCAACACGCAGCTCTCGGCCGCACAGAGCCGCACTGCGACGCTAAAGGCGCAGGTCGACCAATTGCGCCGGTCCGGCGGCGCGCCGGACGCCACCTCGGAAGCGATGCGTTCGTCGGTGATATCAAGCCTGCGGGCGCAGGAAGCAACGCTTGTCGACCAGGTCTCGCAGCTTGGCACCGAACTCGGGCCGCGCCACCCCTCGATGATCGCGGCGCAGCAGCAGCTGCGCGACACGCGCGCGCTCATCGCGCGCGAACTCGGCCGCATCGGCGCCGCCGCCGAAACTGATTATGAGCGGGCGCTGGCCAACCAGCAGGCACTGGAGGCCAAGGTCGCCGGCATGAAGAGCAAGTCGCTCGACACCGACCAGGCTTCGGTCAAGCTGCGCGAATTGCAGCGCGATCTCGAGGCGGTGCGCTCCGTCTACGCCACCTATCTGCAGCGGGCGCAGGAAACGCGCGAGCAGATCAATGTCGACAGCACCAATGCGCGCATCATCTCCAACGCCATGCCCGCCCTGAAGAAGAGCTGGCCACCTTTGCCGCTGCTGCTTTTTGGCGCCCTCTTCGGTGGGCTGGGGCTGGGCACTGCGCTCGCGCTGATCGCGGAATATTCCTCGCCGACCGTGCTTTCCAGCGCGCAGATGCAATCGGCCATCGACGCGCCGGTGTTTGGCGTGCTGCCGGCAAAATCAGCCCGTCGCCGCTGGTGGCCTTTCGGCGCCGCCACCGTGGCAGGGCAGAAGACCGATGCGGTCGCGGGCCTGGCGCTGAGGCGCCTGTTCGCCTCCAGCCGGCGTCCGCCGAACTGGCCGCTGGTGCCGTCCATACTGCTGACGTCGCCACCCGAGGACGCCGCGCATCGGGGCCGGGTGGCGCGGCTGCTCGCCAATGCCGCGGCTGCCAGGGGCAGCCGTGTCCTGTTCATCGACACCAATGCAGGCAGCGGCAAGAAGGAGCCGCTGCCCGGCCTCCTCGACGTGCTGCGCGGCGAATACGCCTTCGAGGCGCTGAGCCAGTACACGGCCGGCAGCAATGTCGCGGTGCTGGGCAGGGGCCGGCAGACGGCCGTCTTCTCCGAGGCGCAGGGCGTCTATTTCACGCAGCATATGCTGGCCCAGGCGGGCCGCAACTTCGACCTCGTCGTCGTCGACGGCGGCGCGCTGGCCGACAATCTCAACGCCTCGCCGCTGGTCGCCATGGTCGACGAGATCGTCATGGTCGCCACGCTCAACTCGACGCCGATGCGCGATGTCACGGCGGCCTCGCAGGCCATTTCCGTCATGGGGCGGTTGCCGACCGGCGCCTTGCTGGTCGACGAGGCGGCCTGA
- a CDS encoding cytochrome c biogenesis CcdA family protein, producing the protein MLLALLAGVLSILSPCVLPLLPVVLTGAVAEHRLAPLALAAGVAVSFTAIGVFVATIGFSIGLDMTVFRSAGAVLLILVGAVLLVPRFQTQLATAAGPVGNWTQSRFLGFSTSGISGQFGVGLLLGAVWTPCVGPTLGAASIMAARGENLGMVVLTMLAFGIGTSLPLLVLALLSREALLRWRGRMLGASSGIKMALGALLVIAGFMTLSGLDRTMQTGLERALPDWLIAITTRI; encoded by the coding sequence ATGCTGCTTGCCTTGCTTGCCGGTGTTCTGTCGATCCTCTCGCCTTGTGTGCTGCCGCTCCTCCCGGTCGTCCTGACCGGAGCAGTGGCTGAACATCGGTTGGCACCGTTGGCCTTGGCGGCTGGCGTTGCCGTCTCCTTCACCGCGATAGGCGTCTTCGTCGCTACAATAGGCTTTTCAATCGGCCTCGACATGACGGTGTTTCGCTCGGCTGGTGCAGTGCTGTTGATACTGGTTGGCGCGGTGCTACTCGTACCACGTTTCCAGACTCAGCTTGCGACAGCCGCCGGCCCGGTGGGCAATTGGACGCAAAGCCGCTTCCTCGGGTTCTCGACCTCCGGCATCTCTGGTCAATTCGGCGTCGGGCTGTTGCTCGGGGCGGTATGGACGCCCTGCGTCGGGCCGACCCTCGGCGCAGCGTCCATCATGGCCGCACGCGGAGAAAATCTCGGCATGGTGGTGTTGACCATGTTGGCTTTCGGCATCGGCACGTCATTGCCGCTGCTGGTTCTGGCCCTCTTGTCTCGCGAAGCGTTGCTCCGCTGGCGTGGCCGAATGCTCGGCGCATCCAGCGGCATCAAGATGGCCCTCGGAGCATTGCTGGTCATCGCCGGTTTCATGACCCTGTCCGGACTCGACCGCACGATGCAGACCGGTCTCGAACGAGCTTTGCCAGACTGGCTGATAGCCATCACGACCCGAATATGA
- a CDS encoding MerR family transcriptional regulator, whose protein sequence is MNLHIRVFTIGALAKAAGVTTPTIRYYEEIGLLPPAPRTAGGQRTYDDDDLGRLTFIKQCRDFGFGIDQVRVLLELSISTDRDCAETRDIAQVHLDEVRQKLAELRQLERRLEGFVTRCNVACAGGPGQDCVIFKDMAATGGCCG, encoded by the coding sequence ATGAACCTTCACATCCGCGTGTTCACCATCGGGGCGCTCGCCAAGGCTGCGGGCGTCACGACGCCTACAATCCGCTACTATGAGGAGATCGGTTTGCTGCCTCCCGCGCCGCGCACGGCCGGAGGTCAGCGCACCTATGATGACGACGATTTGGGGCGATTGACGTTCATCAAGCAATGCCGAGACTTCGGCTTCGGTATCGATCAGGTGCGCGTGCTGCTGGAGCTATCGATCAGCACCGACCGCGATTGCGCGGAAACGCGCGACATCGCCCAAGTGCATCTCGACGAAGTGCGCCAGAAACTCGCCGAGCTGCGTCAGCTCGAACGACGCCTGGAGGGCTTTGTAACACGCTGCAACGTCGCCTGCGCCGGTGGTCCCGGGCAAGACTGCGTGATTTTCAAGGATATGGCGGCCACGGGCGGCTGCTGCGGATAG
- a CDS encoding formyl transferase translates to MQVSLRLDSECVRAFHLLLLQRLGALAHVEPCVDARPAGGGIPGSAAALFQLETVLHGLPADGLAKRLPLSALAPYRTQPPASPDLVIDLCGDVSLEGTRVWRVTYDGAAGEAALLALILDGRTPIARIEENGATVAEGRLGTEYGGIALASFQDMLARTASLILAAMTGAARALPVLPEPAQAGAPPAIPSPAKLGVRAGKALARRIVQKIYHLCYNAPHWKVGWRQTNGRDLFDLRAHPATGWQVLPDDGSRFYADPFPILYQGKVTLFVEDYIHRLGRAIISAVPFGPSGPIGRPEPVLDLPYHLSYPFVFERDGEVWMVPESCANGTVDLYRATAFPGGWVKEATLLSNIVASDATLVEHGGRWWLFATVRDGGGAFSDALHLWSAPDFRGPWTPHPKNPVLIDIASARPAGRMVKRGNELLRPVQDCRRSYGAALGIARVAHLDLNGMEQSVETILTPGALWNGRKLHTLNEAGGLEFIDGSAIAPRWKQRARR, encoded by the coding sequence ATGCAAGTGAGCCTGCGCCTGGACAGCGAGTGCGTCCGTGCTTTTCACCTGTTGCTGCTGCAGCGGCTGGGCGCACTCGCGCATGTCGAGCCTTGCGTCGACGCCAGGCCGGCCGGGGGCGGCATTCCAGGCAGTGCCGCGGCTTTGTTCCAGCTCGAAACGGTCCTCCATGGCCTGCCGGCGGACGGACTTGCCAAGCGCCTGCCGCTGTCGGCGCTCGCCCCATATCGCACCCAGCCGCCCGCCTCTCCTGATCTGGTGATCGACCTCTGCGGCGACGTGAGCCTGGAAGGAACGCGGGTCTGGCGCGTCACCTATGACGGCGCCGCCGGCGAAGCGGCTCTGCTGGCGCTGATCCTCGACGGCCGCACGCCGATTGCCCGCATCGAGGAAAACGGCGCCACTGTCGCCGAAGGACGCCTGGGCACCGAATATGGCGGCATCGCGCTTGCCTCCTTCCAGGACATGTTGGCGCGCACGGCAAGCCTGATCCTCGCCGCAATGACCGGCGCGGCGCGGGCCCTGCCCGTGCTGCCCGAGCCGGCGCAAGCCGGTGCCCCGCCGGCGATACCTTCGCCCGCCAAGCTTGGCGTCAGGGCGGGCAAGGCGCTGGCGCGGCGCATCGTCCAGAAAATCTACCACCTCTGCTACAACGCCCCGCACTGGAAGGTCGGCTGGCGCCAGACCAATGGCCGCGATCTGTTCGACCTGCGCGCCCATCCGGCGACGGGCTGGCAGGTGCTGCCCGACGACGGCAGCCGCTTCTACGCCGATCCGTTCCCGATCCTGTACCAGGGGAAAGTGACCCTGTTCGTCGAGGACTATATCCACCGTCTGGGCCGCGCCATCATCTCCGCCGTGCCTTTCGGCCCATCGGGGCCGATCGGACGTCCCGAGCCGGTGCTCGACCTGCCCTACCACCTCTCCTACCCCTTCGTCTTCGAGCGCGATGGCGAGGTCTGGATGGTGCCGGAGAGCTGCGCCAACGGCACGGTCGACCTCTACCGCGCCACCGCCTTCCCCGGCGGCTGGGTCAAGGAAGCAACGCTGCTGTCTAACATCGTCGCCAGCGACGCCACGCTGGTCGAGCATGGCGGACGCTGGTGGCTGTTCGCCACTGTCCGCGACGGCGGCGGCGCTTTCTCCGACGCGCTGCATCTGTGGTCGGCGCCGGATTTTCGCGGGCCGTGGACGCCGCATCCCAAGAATCCCGTGCTGATCGACATCGCCTCGGCGCGGCCGGCCGGCCGCATGGTCAAGCGCGGCAACGAGCTGCTGCGTCCGGTGCAGGATTGCCGCAGGAGTTATGGCGCCGCCCTTGGCATCGCACGCGTCGCTCACCTTGATTTGAACGGCATGGAGCAGTCCGTCGAGACCATTTTAACTCCTGGCGCGCTATGGAATGGGC
- a CDS encoding glycoside hydrolase family 5 protein yields MTDWSRRRILKAALAAAAAPLAAPLAAPSQAATASGAWRFRRGVNAWPWFALTREFPAPRTDYDWPPFQSQRPVPTPDDLARLRKTGLDFIRLPVDPGPFLAADATTRGKLLDMLDAAVTATLDAGLGIIVNVQANGATHYWNPDRMVSSTAAPEFAAYRGLVGELAGRLARFTPGMVALEPVNEPPQSCDSNVWSNVQAALLTAARASSAALPLVITGGCGSMVSGLAALDPAPLASFEPILFTFHFYEPYLFSHQGAPWMREPVYRSLNNVPWPAAAGSLEQTLASVRARMAQDTETSEEAKKAAYAETERVLKVYFDARPDRWLIDKYLSQARAWADAHGIAPERIIMGEFGALRTDAHYVAAPNPDRARYIADVRQSAESFGFPWAFWDLFDGMGMMDGATRALDPAMVEALGLVMPAD; encoded by the coding sequence ATGACGGACTGGTCGCGCCGGCGGATCCTCAAGGCGGCGCTCGCCGCCGCTGCCGCGCCGTTGGCCGCACCGCTCGCCGCTCCATCACAAGCCGCCACGGCCAGCGGCGCGTGGCGTTTCCGCCGCGGCGTCAACGCCTGGCCCTGGTTTGCGCTGACGCGTGAGTTTCCCGCACCGCGCACCGACTATGACTGGCCGCCCTTCCAGTCGCAGCGGCCGGTGCCGACCCCAGACGACCTTGCTCGGCTGCGCAAGACCGGGCTCGATTTCATCCGCCTGCCCGTCGATCCCGGCCCGTTCCTGGCCGCCGACGCCACCACCCGCGGCAAGTTGCTGGACATGTTGGACGCCGCCGTCACCGCCACGCTCGACGCCGGTCTCGGCATCATCGTCAACGTCCAGGCCAATGGCGCCACTCACTACTGGAACCCCGACCGCATGGTCTCGAGCACCGCCGCACCCGAATTCGCCGCCTATCGCGGGCTCGTCGGCGAGCTCGCCGGCAGGCTGGCGCGGTTCACGCCGGGCATGGTCGCGCTGGAGCCGGTCAACGAACCACCTCAGTCCTGCGATTCCAACGTCTGGTCAAACGTCCAGGCAGCCCTTCTGACGGCGGCCAGGGCGTCGTCCGCAGCCTTGCCGCTGGTCATCACCGGCGGCTGCGGCTCGATGGTGAGCGGGCTGGCCGCGCTCGATCCGGCGCCGCTGGCATCCTTCGAGCCGATCCTGTTCACCTTCCACTTCTACGAGCCCTATCTGTTCAGCCACCAGGGCGCCCCCTGGATGCGCGAGCCGGTCTACCGTTCACTGAACAACGTGCCGTGGCCGGCCGCCGCCGGCTCGCTCGAACAGACGCTGGCCTCCGTCAGGGCGCGCATGGCGCAGGACACCGAGACCTCCGAAGAGGCCAAGAAGGCCGCCTATGCCGAAACCGAGCGCGTGCTGAAGGTCTATTTCGACGCCCGGCCCGACCGCTGGCTCATCGACAAATATCTCAGCCAGGCGCGCGCCTGGGCCGACGCCCATGGCATTGCGCCGGAGCGCATCATCATGGGCGAATTCGGCGCGCTGCGCACCGACGCTCACTATGTCGCCGCGCCCAACCCCGACCGCGCCCGCTACATCGCCGATGTCAGGCAGAGCGCCGAGTCGTTCGGCTTCCCCTGGGCCTTCTGGGACCTCTTCGACGGCATGGGCATGATGGACGGCGCCACCCGCGCGCTGGATCCGGCGATGGTCGAGGCGCTTGGGTTGGTGATGCCGGCCGACTAG
- a CDS encoding DUF1972 domain-containing protein encodes MKAEQPSILILGTRGIPAAHGGFETFAEKLALFLVGRGWKVGVYCQEEVERVDQRVRVDSWRGIDLIHVQVASKGPRATLEFDWQCVLDAARRPGVCLVLGYNGAVFLTWLRLMRRKIITNMDGIEWRRPKWGRAARTWFWLNEWIGAWASHRLVADHPVIADHLATRRPRSAITTIAYGADPVTSAPEAPVRALGLEPGKYLISIARIEPDNNILPIVEAFCSQKRDMKLVVLGTLSDQIPYHVAVRKAANASVVLPGAIYDQAAVKALRYHARAYMHGHTVGGTNPSLVEALAAGNMVIAHDNPYNRWVAGAAAIHFTDTQSCAEQMQRAMEDDALVKACGEAARTRAREAFRWDDVLLAYENEALHLLGAKAPAQTAIDRPSPGAV; translated from the coding sequence ATGAAAGCGGAACAGCCTTCCATCCTGATCCTGGGAACGCGCGGCATTCCCGCTGCCCATGGCGGCTTCGAGACCTTCGCCGAGAAGCTGGCGCTTTTTCTGGTCGGCCGCGGCTGGAAGGTCGGCGTCTACTGCCAGGAGGAGGTCGAGCGGGTCGACCAGAGGGTGCGCGTCGACAGCTGGCGCGGCATCGACCTCATCCACGTCCAGGTTGCCTCGAAAGGCCCGCGCGCGACGCTTGAATTCGACTGGCAATGCGTGCTCGATGCTGCCCGGCGGCCCGGCGTCTGCCTGGTGCTCGGCTACAATGGCGCGGTCTTCCTGACCTGGCTCAGGCTGATGCGGCGCAAGATCATCACCAATATGGACGGCATCGAGTGGCGCCGGCCCAAATGGGGGCGTGCGGCGCGCACATGGTTCTGGCTCAATGAGTGGATCGGCGCCTGGGCCTCGCACCGCCTGGTCGCCGACCATCCCGTCATTGCCGATCACCTGGCGACGCGCCGGCCGCGCAGCGCCATCACCACCATCGCCTATGGCGCCGACCCGGTGACATCGGCACCTGAGGCGCCGGTGCGCGCGCTCGGCCTCGAGCCTGGAAAATACCTGATCTCGATCGCGCGCATCGAGCCCGACAACAACATCCTGCCCATCGTCGAAGCCTTCTGCAGCCAGAAGCGCGACATGAAGCTGGTGGTGCTGGGCACGCTGTCCGACCAGATCCCTTATCATGTCGCGGTCCGCAAGGCGGCGAACGCTTCGGTGGTCCTGCCGGGCGCCATCTACGACCAGGCGGCGGTCAAGGCGCTCCGCTACCACGCCCGCGCCTATATGCATGGCCACACGGTCGGCGGCACCAACCCGTCACTGGTCGAGGCGCTGGCCGCCGGCAACATGGTGATCGCGCACGACAATCCCTACAACAGGTGGGTCGCCGGCGCCGCCGCCATCCACTTCACCGACACGCAAAGCTGCGCCGAACAAATGCAACGGGCGATGGAAGACGACGCGCTGGTCAAGGCCTGCGGCGAAGCCGCCAGGACGCGCGCCCGCGAAGCCTTCCGCTGGGACGATGTCCTGCTGGCCTATGAGAACGAGGCACTGCATCTGCTCGGCGCCAAAGCCCCGGCGCAGACCGCGATCGACCGCCCCTCGCCCGGCGCCGTATGA
- a CDS encoding VpsF family polysaccharide biosynthesis protein (VpsF, distantly related to oligosaccharide ligases, is encoded next to the probable flippase VpsE.) has product MATSWPGTGPATRGAANPAAGWAGSGQVGSGQATARAGSVDWLTSFGLVAVVALLFAVSGGMLWLVGYNYDGLTGNPATKIHPSTYLLVLVFAWRACTFGNPIGYMVAVADRRPASALLAVMSIVLLVVVIARQRPGMAGMIDTFVAPALLVMMLGEDDEKTFARMQTVVHAVMTANALLALFEFATKTLIFPYRLDGEAFMTDLRSTALQGHPLSNATVTSIYVLALLSGSKSLSMPLRLGLIGLQCAALVAFGGRSAMVLTIALGGCYMLIQGLRSLRTGRVNLLGAALGLILAALVPVVIAVAASYGFFDALLERFVSDSGSANARVEMFELFNHLEWRDVIVGPDIDLIESLRRINGLEQGIENPIIRMVLYQGAFFTLLLFVGFALFMHEVARRCHAGIWLLMLGWLILLNTSESLASKTTLMTKFVVIALVLYRPGKMMGRPVGAAPRFAETRNRPISSL; this is encoded by the coding sequence ATGGCTACCAGTTGGCCCGGCACCGGGCCCGCCACCCGGGGGGCCGCCAACCCGGCAGCCGGCTGGGCCGGTTCGGGTCAAGTCGGTTCGGGTCAGGCCACTGCGCGCGCCGGCTCTGTCGACTGGCTGACCAGCTTCGGCCTGGTCGCGGTTGTGGCGCTGCTGTTCGCGGTCTCCGGCGGCATGCTGTGGCTGGTGGGCTATAATTACGACGGCCTGACCGGCAACCCCGCGACCAAGATCCATCCTTCGACCTATCTGCTGGTGCTGGTGTTTGCCTGGCGCGCCTGCACCTTCGGCAATCCGATCGGCTACATGGTTGCCGTCGCCGACCGGCGGCCGGCCAGCGCGCTGCTGGCGGTCATGTCGATCGTGCTGCTGGTCGTCGTCATCGCGCGCCAACGCCCCGGCATGGCCGGCATGATCGACACCTTCGTGGCGCCGGCGCTGCTGGTGATGATGCTGGGCGAGGACGACGAGAAGACATTCGCCCGGATGCAGACCGTCGTTCACGCGGTCATGACCGCGAACGCGCTGCTCGCTTTGTTCGAGTTCGCCACCAAGACGCTGATCTTTCCCTATCGCCTCGACGGCGAAGCGTTCATGACCGACCTGCGTTCGACGGCGCTTCAGGGCCATCCGCTGTCCAATGCCACGGTCACCTCGATCTATGTGCTGGCGCTGCTCTCCGGGTCGAAATCGCTGTCCATGCCGCTGCGGCTCGGGCTGATCGGCCTGCAATGCGCGGCTCTGGTTGCCTTCGGCGGCCGCTCGGCGATGGTGCTGACGATCGCGCTCGGCGGTTGCTACATGCTCATCCAGGGCCTGCGCAGTCTGCGCACCGGGCGCGTCAACCTGCTTGGCGCGGCACTCGGCCTCATCCTTGCCGCGCTGGTGCCGGTGGTCATCGCGGTCGCGGCGTCATACGGCTTCTTCGACGCGCTGCTCGAGCGCTTCGTGTCGGACTCCGGCAGCGCCAATGCCCGCGTCGAGATGTTCGAACTCTTCAACCACCTGGAATGGCGCGACGTGATCGTGGGGCCGGACATCGACCTCATCGAGAGCCTGCGCCGCATCAACGGCCTCGAGCAAGGCATCGAGAATCCGATCATCCGCATGGTCCTCTATCAGGGCGCGTTCTTCACCTTGCTGTTGTTTGTCGGCTTCGCCTTGTTCATGCACGAAGTGGCGCGCCGCTGCCATGCCGGCATCTGGCTGCTGATGCTGGGCTGGCTGATCCTGCTCAACACCTCCGAAAGCCTGGCGTCGAAGACGACGCTGATGACCAAATTCGTGGTGATCGCGCTGGTGCTTTACCGGCCGGGGAAGATGATGGGGCGGCCTGTCGGAGCGGCTCCTCGTTTCGCGGAAACACGGAACCGGCCTATCTCTTCGCTTTGA
- a CDS encoding glycosyltransferase produces MRIACIHQGYELYGSDRSFAESVAALRAAFPLADIEVVLPRSGPIVEILEPHASRIVFEPLWVLRRQAMLRLATIEMARLPVALWRAWRRLSDCDLVYVNTSIVADYALASRLLPSKALLHIHEIPEGVLRRILVGLMHWSHADLIFNSKATRATFGEPRSARSYVVYNGVAGPAAAQAMTYDGKRPLRVLLLGRVNRIKGQEVLLEAIASLPAELKSRIEVRLVGGAFESVERERALAELVETMGLAGQVSALPFIPDPSEHYRWADIVTVPSRRPESLGRVAIEAMAYGRPPLVSAIGGLVEVVADGETGWHVPPGDAAALAAKLQEIIVAPEAWRGFVAAGRKRYETMFSEPVAAAAIAAIAADKLKAAIARPGRAASTRQAETRP; encoded by the coding sequence ATGCGGATTGCCTGCATCCATCAGGGCTACGAACTCTACGGTTCCGACCGCAGCTTCGCGGAGAGCGTGGCGGCGTTGCGCGCCGCGTTTCCGTTGGCCGACATCGAAGTGGTCTTGCCGCGCAGCGGACCGATCGTCGAAATCCTGGAGCCTCATGCCAGCCGGATCGTCTTCGAGCCGCTCTGGGTGCTGCGACGCCAGGCGATGCTGAGGCTGGCGACCATCGAGATGGCGCGGCTGCCGGTCGCGCTGTGGCGGGCATGGCGGCGCCTCAGCGATTGCGACCTCGTCTATGTCAACACCTCGATCGTTGCCGACTATGCGCTGGCCTCGCGCCTGCTGCCCAGCAAGGCGCTGCTGCACATCCACGAAATTCCCGAAGGCGTGCTGCGCCGGATCCTCGTCGGCCTGATGCACTGGAGCCATGCCGATCTGATCTTCAACTCGAAAGCGACGCGCGCCACGTTCGGCGAGCCCAGATCCGCGCGCTCCTACGTTGTCTATAACGGCGTTGCCGGTCCGGCGGCGGCGCAAGCGATGACCTATGACGGCAAGCGCCCGCTGCGGGTGCTGCTGCTTGGCCGCGTCAACCGGATCAAGGGCCAGGAAGTGCTTTTGGAGGCGATCGCCTCGCTGCCGGCCGAACTGAAGTCGAGGATCGAGGTGCGGCTGGTCGGCGGCGCCTTCGAAAGCGTCGAGCGCGAGCGTGCGCTGGCCGAACTGGTCGAGACCATGGGGCTGGCCGGACAGGTCAGCGCCTTGCCCTTCATCCCAGATCCTTCGGAGCATTATCGCTGGGCCGACATCGTCACCGTGCCGTCGCGGCGTCCGGAATCGCTGGGTCGTGTCGCCATCGAGGCGATGGCCTATGGCCGTCCGCCGCTGGTGTCGGCGATCGGCGGGCTGGTCGAGGTGGTCGCCGACGGCGAGACCGGATGGCATGTTCCGCCTGGCGATGCGGCAGCGTTGGCCGCGAAATTGCAGGAGATCATCGTCGCCCCTGAGGCCTGGCGCGGCTTTGTCGCCGCCGGACGCAAACGCTATGAGACGATGTTCAGCGAGCCGGTCGCCGCGGCCGCGATCGCGGCGATCGCCGCCGACAAGCTGAAGGCCGCGATCGCGCGGCCGGGCAGGGCGGCAAGCACCCGCCAGGCGGAGACACGGCCGTGA